One window from the genome of Musa acuminata AAA Group cultivar baxijiao chromosome BXJ1-4, Cavendish_Baxijiao_AAA, whole genome shotgun sequence encodes:
- the LOC103982037 gene encoding pentatricopeptide repeat-containing protein At2g33760, protein MIRRATVRPCPHSPTYEALLRAGRRVRPLQQVHARIVVAGHHRTRSFLTKLLTLILCSSSSASCSTAAYARTLFLSIPEPDTFLFNSLITAAAKYGRPADAIVHYRRMSAACLEPSNYTFTSVVKACADLSASRTGRVVHSRVISNGFDSDVFVQTALVVFYGKTGDLHHARKLFDRIPNRTVVAWNAMIAGYEQNGLAEEAVAIFQLMQVAGKEPDSATLVSLLSASSQLGALSLGQWVNDYLVNKGLELNVVLGTALINMYARCGHLEKARKIFNGLQERNVVAWTAMISGYGMHGHGHQAIKLFQQMKSSGLSPNDVTFVAVLSACAHAGLVSEGQEIFASMRRDYGLVPRVEHQVCVVDMLGRAGLLDEAMLFIREETRGLPGPEVLTAMLGACKMHKNFSLGVEVAEHLLAIEPGNPAHYVLLSNIFALAGRMDRVEKIRNVMIHRHLKKQIGYSLIEINQTAHVFRMGDTSHQQTMEIYKYLEELINKIKEAGYVPETSAALHELEEEEREFALRFHSEKLAVAFGLMNTSKNSLIRIVKNLRMCNDCHLAFNFISLVSGREIIVRDKHRFHHFKQGLCSCQNYW, encoded by the coding sequence ATGATACGAAGAGCAACCGTACGTCCCTGCCCGCACTCACCAACCTATGAAGCCCTCCTCCGTGCGGGACGCCGCGTTCGCCCTCTTCAACAGGTCCATGCCCGCATCGTCGTCGCCGGCCACCACCGCACACGCTCCTTCCTAACCAAGCTTCTTACTCTCAtcctctgctcctcctcctccgccagctGTTCCACCGCCGCCTATGCCCGCACCCTCTTCCTCTCCATCCCCGAGCCGGACACCTTTCTCTTTAACTCCCTCATCACCGCAGCCGCCAAATACGGCCGCCCAGCCGACGCCATCGTTCACTACCGCCGCATGTCCGCCGCCTGCTTGGAGCCCTCCAATTACACCTTCACCTCCGTCGTCAAAGCCTGCGCCGATCTCTCCGCATCGCGAACCGGTCGAGTTGTCCATTCGCGAGTCATCTCTAATGGGTTTGATTCCGATGTATTCGTTCAGACCGCATTGGTGGTGTTCTATGGAAAAACGGGCGATTTGCACCACGCGAGGAAGCTGTTCGACAGAATTCCCAATCGGACGGTCGTTGCTTGGAATGCAATGATTGCTGGGTATGAGCAGAATGGTCTTGCTGAGGAAGCTGTTGCGATATTCCAATTGATGCAGGTGGCCGGCAAGGAACCGGATTCAGCCACTCTGGTCAGCTTGTTGTCAGCATCCTCCCAGTTGGGTGCCTTGAGTTTGGGTCAGTGGGTGAATGACTATTTAGTCAACAAAGGTCTAGAGCTCAATGTGGTTCTTGGCACTGCACTGATAAACATGTATGCTCGATGTGGTCATTTAGAAAAAGCTCGCAAGATCTTCAATGGCCTCCAGGAGCGAAATGTGGTTGCTTGGACTGCAATGATATCAGGATATGGGATGCATGGTCACGGGCATCAAGCAATTAAGCTCTTCCAACAAATGAAGTCAAGTGGACTGTCACCTAATGATGTCACGTTTGTTGCGGTTCTATCCGCATGTGCACATGCGGGACTTGTTAGCGAGGGCCAGGAGATCTTTGCATCAATGAGGCGAGACTATGGGCTGGTTCCTCGTGTCGAGCATCAAGTTTGTGTGGTAGACATGCTTGGGAGAGCTGGACTTTTGGATGAAGCAATGCTGTTCATAAGGGAAGAGACGAGGGGGCTGCCAGGGCCGGAAGTATTGACAGCGATGCTTGGGGCCTGCAAAATGCACAAGAATTTCAGTCTTGGTGTGGAGGTGGCAGAACACCTTCTTGCCATTGAACCTGGGAATCCTGCTCACTATGTGCTGCTCTCCAACATTTTTGCATTGGCTGGCAGGATGGATCGAGTGGAGAAGATTAGAAACGTAATGATCCACAGGCATTTGAAAAAGCAAATTGGGTATAGCTTGATAGAGATCAATCAAACAGCCCATGTATTCCGCATGGGGGATACATCTCACCAACAGACTATGGAAATTTACAAATACTTGGAAGAATTGATCAACAAGATTAAGGAAGCAGGTTATGTGCCTGAAACCAGTGCAGCATTGCATGAATTGGAAGAAGAGGAAAGGGAATTTGCACTTAGATTCCACAGTGAGAAACTCGCGGTGGCATTTGGGCTCATGAATACTTCCAAGAACTCACTCATTAGGATTGTTAAGAACCTACGGATGTGTAACGATTGCCATTTGGCTTTCAATTTCATATCACTTGTTTCAGGAAGAGAGATAATTGTTAGAGATAAGCATCGATTCCACCATTTTAAACAGGGCTTATGTTCTTGTCAAAATTATTGGTAG
- the LOC103981942 gene encoding probable aquaporin TIP1-1, protein MPIPRIAVGTQEEATHPGTLKAALAEFISTLIFVFAGQGSGMAFSKLTGGAATTPAGLIAAALAHAFALFVAVSVGANISGGHVNPAVTFGVFIGGNITLLRSIIYWIAQLLGSTVACLLLRYSTGGLSTGSFALSGVSVWEALVLEIVMTFGLVYTVYATAVDPKKGSLGTIAPIAIGFIVGANILAGGAFDGASMNPAVSFGPALVSWSWDDHWVYWAGPLIGGGLAGLVYEFFFISHTHEQLSSADY, encoded by the exons atgccgaTCCCTCGAATCGCCGTTGGAACTCAGGAGGAAGCGACTCACCCGGGCACGCTCAAGGCCGCGCTCGCCGAGTTCATCTCCACCCTCATCTTCGTTTTCGCTGGCCAAGGCTCCGGCATGGCCTTTA GCAAGCTGACGGGCGGCGCAGCCACCACTCCGGCGGGCCTCATCGCGGCAGCCCTAGCGCACGCCTTCGCCCTATTCGTGGCCGTGTCCGTGGGCGCCAACATCTCTGGTGGCCACGTGAATCCGGCCGTAACCTTCGGCGTCTTCATCGGCGGCAACATCACCCTCCTCCGCAGCATCATATACTGGATCGCACAGCTCCTCGGCTCCACCGTCGCGTGCCTCCTGCTCCGCTACTCCACCGGCGGCCTGTCCACGGGCAGCTTCGCTCTCTCCGGCGTCAGCGTGTGGGAGGCGCTCGTGCTGGAGATCGTCATGACCTTCGGCCTCGTGTACACCGTGTACGCGACGGCGGTGGACCCCAAGAAGGGTAGCCTGGGCACCATTGCGCCCATCGCCATCGGCTTCATCGTGGGCGCCAACATCCTGGCCGGCGGGGCCTTCGACGGCGCGTCCATGAACCCGGCCGTGTCCTTCGGCCCCGCCCTGGTGAGCTGGTCCTGGGACGACCACTGGGTCTACTGGGCCGGACCCCTCATCGGCGGCGGCCTCGCCGGTCTCGTCTACGAGTTTTTCTTCATCTCCCACACTCACGAGCAACTCTCCTCCGCCGACTACTGA
- the LOC135652659 gene encoding zinc finger protein ZAT5-like, producing the protein MCVAVLYIEMCCPPYSLYRQPFPPLALSLSLSLSLSLSPLPLFSSPENLMKLEDSEETMGSNTSGSICNSGFIPAVVIVKGKRTKRRRIHVPPVASAVAVDSSSDDSSVEVSGCVTEEDEDMANCLILLARGRASDAGLKAEGLGGEDGGAGRNLYECRTCSKSFPSFQALGGHRASHKKPKLAMATATMAENKKAMGDEDSLQISMNSIPSIKPKIHECSICGLEFNSGQALGGHMRRHRPLTTSTIQGAANKERAFLSLDLNLPAPADDEQDELRRPTSPAFTFVLAAPSALVDCHY; encoded by the coding sequence ATGTGTGTAGCAGTACTATAtatagagatgtgttgtccacctTATTCTCTATATCGGCAACCATTTCCTCCCcttgcgctctctctctctctctctctctctctctcgttatcTCCTCTTCCTCTGTTTTCCAGTCCTGAGAATTTAATGAAGCTGGAGGATTCAGAGGAAACCATGGGTTCCAACACCAGTGGCAGCATCTGCAACAGCGGGTTCATCCCCGCCGTAGTCATCGTGAAGGGCAAGCGCACGAAGAGACGGAGGATACATGTGCCGCCAGTCGCATCAGCCGTGGCGGTCGACTCATCGTCGGATGACTCGTCTGTGGAGGTCTCAGGCTGCGTCACCGAGGAGGATGAGGACATGGCCAATTGCCTTATCCTTCTAGCTCGGGGACGTGCCTCCGATGCCGGACTTAAGGCAGAAGGCCTGGGGGGTGAAGACGGTGGCGCCGGCCGCAATCTTTACGAGTGCAGGACATGCAGCAAAAGCTTCCCGTCGTTCCAGGCGCTCGGAGGGCACCGCGCCAGCCATAAAAAGCCCAAGTTGGCCATGGCGACCGCGACCATGGCGGAGAACAAGAAAGCCATGGGTGACGAGGATTCGCTTCAAATAAGCATGAATTCTATCCCCAGCATCAAGCCAAAGATCCATGAGTGCTCGATATGCGGATTGGAGTTCAACTCCGGTCAGGCACTCGGCGGCCACATGAGGCGGCACAGACCTCTGACTACTTCGACCATCCAAGGAGCAGCCAATAAGGAGAGGGCCTTCCTGTCATTAGATCTCAACCTTCCGGCACCAGCCGACGACGAGCAAGACGAGCTTCGAAGGCCAACGTCACCAGCTTTCACCTTCGTCCTCGCGGCACCGTCGGCTTTGGTGGACTGCCATTACTGA